CGGTCACCGCCCGGGTGGAAGCCGGGGCGGACCCCGCCCGCATCCTCATTCTCACCTTCAGCCGCAAGGCGGCCGTGGAACTGCGTGACCGGGCCGCCCTGCGGCTGGGCGGTGCGCGGGCTCCGCAGGCCACCACCTTCCACTCCTTCTGCTACGGCCTGGTCCGCTCCCACCAGGACACCGACCTCTTCGCCGACCCGCTGCGGCTGCTGTCCGGCCCGGAGCAGGACGTGATGGTCCGCACCCTCCTGGAAGGCCAGCGCCGGATCCGCTCCATCCGCTGGCCCGACGACCTGCGGGCGGCGCTGACCACGCGCGGCTTCGCCGACGAGGTCCGTGCGGTGCTGGCCCGCGCCCGCGAACTGGGCCTCGGCCCGCAGGCCCTCTCCTCGTTCGCCGACCGCATCGGCCGTCCGGACTGGAAGGCGGCGGCGGCCTTCCTCTCCGAGTACCTGGACGTCCTGGACCTGCAGGGCACGCTGGACTACGCCGAACTCCTCCACCGTGCGGTCCTCCTGGCGGAGGGCACCCCTGCCCTGTCCTCCTCCTACGACGCGATCTTCGTGGACGAGTACCAGGACACGGACGCCTCCCAGCTGCGGCTGCTGCGGGCCCTGACCGGGCGCGGCGGGACGCTGGTCGCCTTCGGCGATCCCGACCAGTCGATCTACGCCTTCCGCGGCGCGGACATCAACAACATCCTGGACTTCGAGTCCGCCTTCCCGGGCGCGCAGGTCAAAGCCCTGACGGTGGGCCGCCGCTCCGGCGCGGCCCTGCTGACGGCGACCCGTCTCCTCGCCACCCGGATGCCGGTCCCGCGGCTGCCGGCCACGGCGGTACGCGCCCACCGCGGGCTCCAGGCCACCCGGGAGGGCGGCCGGGTGGAGGTCTTCACGTACCCGACGGCCGGCGCCGAGCTGGACAACATCGCCGACATCCTGCGCCGGGCCCACCTGGAGGACGGCGTCCCCTGGCAGGACATGGCCGTCCTGGTCCGCGCCGGCGGCCGAACCCTCCCGGCGATGCGCCGCGCCCTGATCTCGGCCGGGGTCCCCGCCGAAACGGACGGCACGGACACCCCCCTCCGCCACGAACCCGCCATAGCCCCCCTCCTGACAGCCCTCCGCCTCACGGCCACGGCAACCCTGACCACCGACCCGGCGGCCGAGCCGGCAGTCGCCGCCGAAGCCGACGCGATCGCCCCGGCCGGGGCGATCGCCCCGGCCTACGCGACCGCCGGGGCTTCGGCCGTCGTGGACGCCGCCGCCCAGGCCGCGCCGAGCCTCGACGCGACCGTCCCCAGCCCCGCCGGAGCGGGCGGGGCCGGGGACACCGGCGAGACCGGCACGGGTGCCGCCGCGGACGGCGAGGAGCCGAGGCCCGGTGCGCCCGGCGGGGCGGCCGAGGCCGGCGACCTTGCGCGCACCTTCGGGATGGGCGCCGCCGAAACCGAGGAGGCCGTGGACACCGCCGGGGCGGACACGGGTGCCGCGGTGGCAGACGAGGCGGGACCGGGGCCGAGCCCCGACACCGCCGGCCCCACTGGCCCTGCCGGAGGCGCGGCGTCGGGCTCCGAGACCGCCGGCCCCGTCGGAGGCGTCACCGTCGAGGCCGCCGTCACCCTGCTCACCTCCCCCCTCGGCGGCATGGACGCCGCCGACCTGCGGCGGCTCGGCCGGGCGCTGCGGGAAGAGGAGCGCGCCGCCGGCGTCAAGGTGCCCGCGCCCTCCGACGTGCTGCTCGCGCGCGCCCTCGCCGAGCCGGAGCGGCTCACCGCGCACGACCCCGCGTACGCCCGCGGAGCGCAGCGCCTCGGCCTGCTCCTGCGCAAGGCCCGCGAGCTGCTCCAGGGCGGCGGCACCGCCGAGGAGGCCCTGTGGATCCTCTGGGACGGCACCCCCTGGCCCCAGCGGCTGGAGCGCAGCGCCCGCCGCGGCGCCGCCGCCGGCCGCAACGCCGACCGCGACCTCGACGCCGTCTGCGCCCTCTTCGACACCGCCGCCCGCGCCGAGGAGCGCACCGGCGGCCGCGGCGCGCTCAACTTCCTCGAACAACTGGAGGCGGAGGACATCGCCGCCGACACGTTGACGGCAC
Above is a genomic segment from Streptomyces sp. NBC_01233 containing:
- a CDS encoding ATP-dependent helicase; translated protein: MNTSSSESRRTERRHTRTPDAYRLVRTGPERVDPPVLDAAQRAVVDHTGGPLLVLAGPGTGKTTTLVEAVTARVEAGADPARILILTFSRKAAVELRDRAALRLGGARAPQATTFHSFCYGLVRSHQDTDLFADPLRLLSGPEQDVMVRTLLEGQRRIRSIRWPDDLRAALTTRGFADEVRAVLARARELGLGPQALSSFADRIGRPDWKAAAAFLSEYLDVLDLQGTLDYAELLHRAVLLAEGTPALSSSYDAIFVDEYQDTDASQLRLLRALTGRGGTLVAFGDPDQSIYAFRGADINNILDFESAFPGAQVKALTVGRRSGAALLTATRLLATRMPVPRLPATAVRAHRGLQATREGGRVEVFTYPTAGAELDNIADILRRAHLEDGVPWQDMAVLVRAGGRTLPAMRRALISAGVPAETDGTDTPLRHEPAIAPLLTALRLTATATLTTDPAAEPAVAAEADAIAPAGAIAPAYATAGASAVVDAAAQAAPSLDATVPSPAGAGGAGDTGETGTGAAADGEEPRPGAPGGAAEAGDLARTFGMGAAETEEAVDTAGADTGAAVADEAGPGPSPDTAGPTGPAGGAASGSETAGPVGGVTVEAAVTLLTSPLGGMDAADLRRLGRALREEERAAGVKVPAPSDVLLARALAEPERLTAHDPAYARGAQRLGLLLRKARELLQGGGTAEEALWILWDGTPWPQRLERSARRGAAAGRNADRDLDAVCALFDTAARAEERTGGRGALNFLEQLEAEDIAADTLTARATGSEAVRLMTAHRSKGLEWSLVVVAGVQEGLWPDLRRRGSLLEADRIGRDGLAEPLTPGALLAEERRLFYVAATRARDRLVVTAVKAPADDGDQPSRFLTELGVTPKDVTGRPRRPLAVPALVAELRATTVDPDASPALRDAAARRLARLAALTDDEDRPLVPAAHPQRWWGLYEPTRSSVPLRDRDRPVALSGSALEQLANTCSLQWFLGREVKADTASTAAQGFGNVVHVLADEVASGRTPADLAVLMERLDSVWDALAFDAPWKSRQEKDNARAALERFLRWHTTDRGGRAAVATEHEFDVTLEAGEVAVRIRGSMDRVESDPQGRAYVVDFKTGKSAPTKDEVARHPQLAVYQLAVREGAVDEVFDGLRPTPGGAELVQLRQGAAQRDGGDTVPRVQAQQPLDGEWVGDLLATAAGRVLDERFAPAAGKHCDHCSFRSSCSARPEGRQTVE